A segment of the Arachis hypogaea cultivar Tifrunner chromosome 5, arahy.Tifrunner.gnm2.J5K5, whole genome shotgun sequence genome:
GCTAAGTTTGATTTGAAAAGGAGGCGgcgttgttgttgttggtttgtAGAAGAAGCAAACGAAGCGCTCTTCCTTCCGCAGCTCATTTCCCATTGCAGACCACAGTGAATATGGACTCGCGTCTCTCCAATTCCTCTTCTTCCACTCATCACTCTAATtctaagaaaaggaagaagaatgccACCGCCAACAACGCCAACCAGAAAACCCTAGGCGTCGCTTGGAGCTCAAAGTCCCTCTCTGCCTCCTCCTGCTCCTCTCGAAAATCCCCGTTCTCTGATTTCAGCAGGTATTTCCGGACTCATTCATTTATCATTCCCAACATCCTTCCATGCTCTTCGGCCTTTTGCTATCTcccgctatatatatatatatatgcagttACATGGCACACAAGAGTTGCAAACTTCAGAACCAGTTCGACTCCGAAGCTTCCGCATCTGCTGCTCGGAATACAATTTTCAGTGGAGTTTCTATATTTGTTGATGGTTTCACGGTCCCTTCCAGCCAGGTTAgtgccttttttttttccttttgtgttttttattctgtttatcCATGTACCTGATTCTTGAAATTTCAATTTTGGGGGTGGGGGTCTCTgttaaatttaaatatcaaataaCAATATGGTTGAGATTAGCTTTCCTTCTTTTGGGCTTAGTGCAGAatgaaattctaagtttggttcaGTTATAGTTTGTTTTGGTTCGGTAAAACAAAGGGATGACTTGACGTTAATAACCAACATGTTATAGGAGCTGCGGGGCTACATGTTAAAGTATGGTGGAAGGTTCGAGAATTATTTCTCAAGACATTGTGTCACACATATCATCTGCAGCAATCTTCCTGACAGTAAAGTTAAGAACATCAGGTTTGATCAAGTCATTTCAATTTTGAGGTTTAATCCTGCTCTTTCTTATAAAAAGGGCAACCCGGTGCACAAGCGTCCCGCGTTTAACGCAGGGTCCGGGAAAGGGCCGCAACCAAGGTTGTAATGTACGCAGCCTAACCTGATAATTATTGGCTGGTCCAATGCAGAGCCTTCAGTGCAGGACTGCCAGTAGTAAAACCCACTTGGATTTTAGATTCAATTGCTGCTAACAGACTCTTAAGCTGtatgttcttgcatttttcatgcacCTATATTGATTTCATCTTCATCAGCAAATAAATTCTGCCATATATTTTTACGGGAGCGAAAATGGACTGAGAGTGACTAAACCTTCATTTTGCTTTTCCAGGGGTGCCTTATCAACTTGAGCAGGTTGCTAGTAACCAACCAAAACTGTCAGCATTCTTCACATTGAAAAGTAGCAAGATGTCAGAGGACACTTCTACAAATGCCCTTTGTCAAGTGGAACCAGACGTTGAAGATTCATTCCCAAGGGTTGGCCAACTGAAGGAGAGACACCCATCTGAAGCTGGGGAGATGGTTGAAGTTTGCAGGCAAATCAGTAATGAATCAAATGATATTTCCTCCAAGAAAACTGATGTATTTATGATGGAAGAGCCTATCAGTGAAAGAGTTATATGTGATGAAGAAAAGCTTGCAGAAGCAAACAGTTCAGAAACTAATAATGAAAGAAACACTGAAGGGGAGCTTGATCCTACTTATCAAGAACCTTCTACATCAGTTAGTATTCCCTGCTCAGATAACCAGAATGTACATCAATTTCCAAGTTCTGAAGCCACTGGATCCTCTAAACAATGTCATTCAACTCTTACAGACCCTAATTTTGTAGAAAATTATTTCAAGGTATTGATTTTGGAAGAAGTTTGGATCTTTGTATATTGCTTGGAAAAATGATGACTTTGTTGGCAAATTTCCGGGCCCATTCATTTGTTATCTTATATGCTCGATATACCATATGTTAACCATTTGGATATATaatattatgcaaaatttatcagGAAACTCGAACATAAGCTCCAATGATAAAGTTGTTTATTACATCAAAATATAATGTCTTCAATTTCAATAGATAAGGTGAATGAAAAGCTGATGTTTGTTTTTCGGTTTGGGTTGAGGGTGGACAATGAATCAATGGCCCCTTTCTCTCATATATAAGGAAGGATGCACATGTGATGTACTGATATGATATTGACTTGCTTCTCACTTTATTTCCTTGATTTTCTTGTCTTACATCGTCATAATCTTTCCGttgccattattattattattattattattattattattggtgatTTTATGTTGTAACATCCTGATTGAAGTTTGGTATATGTAGAATTCACGACTTCACTTTATAGGAACCTGGAGACAACGCTATCGAAAACGGTTCCCAACGTTGTCTACTGGTCTGAATAATGGAATTTCTAACAGTAATAAATCCGATATTAATTCGGTTATTCTTCATGTTGACATGGTAAGCTTTACATTTGAGGTTGTTGAATATAAATTATTGTTGTCattttacttttgatttggatttTGAATAAATATGTCAACTGTATCATACGAAGATATGTAAGTTTGACTTTTAAAAATTAGCACTCCCATCCCAGTTttatttttttgccttttttttttaccaatacCTGCATTATGGGCTTAAACTTTAATAATGTTGTGTTTGAATACTGTGTGTGCTGGCCCAGGACTGCTTTTTCGTTTCTGTGGTTATCAGAGACAAACCTGCGTTGTTGGACAAGCCTGTAGCTGTATGTCACTCAAATAATTCGAAGGGAACATCTGAGATTTCCTCTGCAAATTACCCAGCTCGTAGTTATGGTTGGATATATACCAATTTATATATAACTCAATCAGCCATATTGTTTGCTCAGTTTTTTGGTATCAAACTATGCTCTATGTTGCTGCTAGGTATCAGAGCTGGTATGTTTGTTCGAGATGCCAAGGCTCTTTGTCCCCATCTTGTTACCTTTCCATACAACTTTGAAGCTTATGAGGAAGTAAGCAGTTACAGGTTGCATAGTTGAATAACTCACAGAGCAGAATATTATGCTTTATGGCGTATCATTCTGTGCTCCCTTTCCCCCTTTACAGTTGATTTTTACCACCATCTCTCTTATTTGGATAACTTGCAGGTAGCTGATCAATTTTATAGTATATTGCATCGGCATTGCAACAAAGTGCAGGTCTTGTTGGGTGTTCTCAAAGTGCATAGCATAAAGTAGTTTGTTGATATCTCTTTAGTCCTTTAACTGCTACTTGATGTAGGCTGTAAGCTGTGATGAAGCATTTTTGGACTTCACAGATGCTATGGTTGAAGATCCTGAACTTTTGGCTTCATCAATTAGAAAAGAGATCTATGAAACCACTAGGTGTACAGCAAGTGCTGGTATAGGGGGGAATATGCTTATGGCTCGTATTGCTACTAGGACTGCAAAACCAAATGGTCAATGTTACATAACTCCAGAGAGAGTATGTTTTGGAGTATTATGTGATTCACAACCTTATATCTTTCTTTCTTGTTCGTAAGCAAATTTTACTTATCTCATTTAGCGATAATAGTGTTTGTGCCATGAATTTTATGCTGAATCTCGTATCCTTGTATATTTACAGATCATAGTATCGATGTACTTGGTGCTCttgttattctctttttttattgttgtctATTATTCTTTATTTATAACATTTAAATGACAAATAGCTCTCTTGAtggcaattggtagttgtagagATTATCTTCCTATTAAGTTCCATTACGTATTTAGATTTTGCTCAAAAGTGATAATTCTAAGTTTCActtatattgtgtattattggaAGTGACTCTTTATGGTTCACTAGGAAGAGCTTATGATAGTTTATGTTCAATGTTTTCAATATATCTTATCTGGCTTTCagaaaattttaaagatcaactTATTCCCTTGTTTCTCTATATACTGCTGATGTTGTGCATTTTTTAAAGGGAGGAGAGAATCTGGAGAATTAGAGAATATGTGTTAATCTGTGATATTATCATTCTGTGTGAGAATCATTGATACAACAGAATATATAGTGGGTTGCATAGGGGTAGATTAGTCCTATCGATCACTAAAGCAGTTATAGTTGTCACTAACAAGTAACATTTCAACTAGGCAGTTATCATCTCCTATAACAGAATATAACAGGCTACATCCCTTCTATACTCTTTATTTGTGACATTAACTAACATCATATTATCATTTGTGATTTCTAGCTGTTGTAGTTCACTTTGAACAAGAGAATCTACTTCTTACATTCAGCTTAAGTATTTTGATATTATAGTTGAGGTGTGgtatatatcaaattatcaatATTACCTTATCTCTTATTTAGTTTTACATTTTCAGGTTGATGATCATTTAAATCAACTTCCAGTTGATGCTCTTCCTGGTATAGGGTATGTTttacaagagaaattaaagaagcagTGTGTTCATACTTGTGGACAGTTGCGAATGATTTCCAAGGTTCTACAGATTTCTGTTGATTCTTCCCTAATAACGTCAATTTGTACTGCTTTCTGTCTGTCATCAATCAATTCCCCGTGGTCTTAGCTATTTTTCTCATTCCTCGAGTTTAGGAAGGCACATGAATTTATAAGGCTTATCATAAGTGAATATATATGCTCTGTTGAAATAACTAATTTCGTCAGAAACTTTGGAAATTATAttgaagataataataatatgatgcgATAAGTTCTTTcgagcaaagaaaataaaaaaaagaagttgCAGCCCTTCTTTATTCAAGAATATAGTCATTGCACAAACTTGTGTATTCTTGCAGCTTAGTTCATGTACCTCTATACTCCATAGCTatgttcaacattccttttggtttatataatttaaaggcATCGACATCTGTAAATTCAAGATTGTATCCCTGCTTTCTTTTTTTTACAGAACTCACTGCAGAAGGAATATGGAATGAAAACAGGGGAAATGCTGTGGAAATATAGCAGAGGAATTGATTATCGATCAGTAGGGATCATTCAGGTATTTTTCCTTAATACTTTGCTTTAAAATCCAAACTTGATTTGTCATCAGATTTGAAGTAGGTTAGATCTCCTTAACTTCTTATTAGACATAAAACCATTTGTGCCTCAACATAAAAGCTTAAGCTTTTGGGGTAGATGGTAAACATGGTTTCAGAGCCTTAGAATCGATCCTTGTTTGCCTCTCTCttctaaataaaaattgaattttagtaCAAGGATGATAAGCATGTGCCTTGTTCATACTTCAAGCCCAAAAGAGGCTTGACGTATTGGATATAAAATCATTCCTATGCTTTAGCTAAAAGTTTAAGTTTCTGGGATAGATGGTTCACGAGTTATGATCAAAGTGTTATAAGTCataaaacttttattttctttcattttaggaCCTACTGTGCAAACTTTTCTTTAATGGTAGTCTAGGTTTGATTAACAACTGTAAGAATGGTCTTGGACTATGACTAAAAGGATATAACTGTCTAGTTAACAAGATGTGATATGCACATATGGCGTGAAATCAcggttctattattattattatttgtttttttttttttgggggggggggggggtagaAGAGGAAGCGGGGAGAGCTAAGTTGAGTTTGCCCAAATTTAAGCTCGACTCACGAAAATTGAGCTTGATTAATTGACAATCGAACCTAATTTTAAACTTGAAGCTGCTCGCCAAAGACTAACAAGCTAGTTGAAGCTGTAGGTTGAGTTTCTTTTATATAAGAATACAATTTATTTGAAGTATAGTTTATATAATAACATCACATACCAGGTAgcatgaatattatatatactaG
Coding sequences within it:
- the LOC112801189 gene encoding DNA repair protein REV1 isoform X7; this encodes MDSRLSNSSSSTHHSNSKKRKKNATANNANQKTLGVAWSSKSLSASSCSSRKSPFSDFSSYMAHKSCKLQNQFDSEASASAARNTIFSGVSIFVDGFTVPSSQELRGYMLKYGGRFENYFSRHCVTHIICSNLPDSKVKNIRAFSAGLPVVKPTWILDSIAANRLLSWVPYQLEQVASNQPKLSAFFTLKSSKMSEDTSTNALCQVEPDVEDSFPRVGQLKERHPSEAGEMVEVCRQISNESNDISSKKTDVFMMEEPISERVICDEEKLAEANSSETNNERNTEGELDPTYQEPSTSVSIPCSDNQNVHQFPSSEATGSSKQCHSTLTDPNFVENYFKNSRLHFIGTWRQRYRKRFPTLSTGLNNGISNSNKSDINSVILHVDMDCFFVSVVIRDKPALLDKPVAVCHSNNSKGTSEISSANYPARSYGIRAGMFVRDAKALCPHLVTFPYNFEAYEEAVSCDEAFLDFTDAMVEDPELLASSIRKEIYETTRCTASAGIGGNMLMARIATRTAKPNGQCYITPERVDDHLNQLPVDALPGIGYVLQEKLKKQCVHTCGQLRMISKNSLQKEYGMKTGEMLWKYSRGIDYRSVGIIQECKSIGADVNWGVRFRDMKDCEHFLINLCKEVSLRLQCCGVQGRTFTLKIKKRRKDADEPAKFMGCGDCENLSHSVTIPLATENVEILQRIVKQLLGCFYIDVKEIRGIGLHVSRLENADTSKQEKYTLKSWLTSGSASVKKQKYHMGHNKHNSDCANCASSHGCIHSQGSSFQIDNKILNIHVSGDPISTPPPLCQLDVEVIRNLPSEVFSELNEIYGGKLIDFIAKGKGKCESSSSLGNSLEDDAICKEEDLPYSDPIPLNQIFSENKAMQHERVLGSGHGSCSQVTHNSNIERDDLLPSSLSQIDASVLQQIPEDLKAVILEHLPAHRAQAFCSTPAICPGRINQDSVGVDTSKNCPGTVNHALNDSLRAGNLPSWMDKFKDSSCLRKLREIYHRSGFNSQLSSVLPQFLSEFHHLDLTQEIYDETVNIMCELLKQYVKVKIERDIEEIYICFRLLKRFAVKSQFFSRVYNDIFPFLQAAVDDNYGGSLFMP
- the LOC112801189 gene encoding DNA repair protein REV1 isoform X1 — protein: MDSRLSNSSSSTHHSNSKKRKKNATANNANQKTLGVAWSSKSLSASSCSSRKSPFSDFSSYMAHKSCKLQNQFDSEASASAARNTIFSGVSIFVDGFTVPSSQELRGYMLKYGGRFENYFSRHCVTHIICSNLPDSKVKNIRAFSAGLPVVKPTWILDSIAANRLLSWVPYQLEQVASNQPKLSAFFTLKSSKMSEDTSTNALCQVEPDVEDSFPRVGQLKERHPSEAGEMVEVCRQISNESNDISSKKTDVFMMEEPISERVICDEEKLAEANSSETNNERNTEGELDPTYQEPSTSVSIPCSDNQNVHQFPSSEATGSSKQCHSTLTDPNFVENYFKNSRLHFIGTWRQRYRKRFPTLSTGLNNGISNSNKSDINSVILHVDMDCFFVSVVIRDKPALLDKPVAVCHSNNSKGTSEISSANYPARSYGIRAGMFVRDAKALCPHLVTFPYNFEAYEEVADQFYSILHRHCNKVQAVSCDEAFLDFTDAMVEDPELLASSIRKEIYETTRCTASAGIGGNMLMARIATRTAKPNGQCYITPERVDDHLNQLPVDALPGIGYVLQEKLKKQCVHTCGQLRMISKNSLQKEYGMKTGEMLWKYSRGIDYRSVGIIQECKSIGADVNWGVRFRDMKDCEHFLINLCKEVSLRLQCCGVQGRTFTLKIKKRRKDADEPAKFMGCGDCENLSHSVTIPLATENVEILQRIVKQLLGCFYIDVKEIRGIGLHVSRLENADTSKQGTEKYTLKSWLTSGSASVKKQKYHMGHNKHNSDCANCASSHGCIHSQGSSFQIDNKILNIHVSGDPISTPPPLCQLDVEVIRNLPSEVFSELNEIYGGKLIDFIAKGKGKCESSSSLGNSLEDDAAICKEEDLPYSDPIPLNQIFSENKAMQHERVLGSGHGSCSQVTHNSNIERDDLLPSSLSQIDASVLQQIPEDLKAVILEHLPAHRAQAFCSTPAICPGRINQDSVGVDTSKNCPGTVNHALNDSLRAGNLPSWMDKFKDSSCLRKLREIYHRSGFNSQLSSVLPQFLSEFHHLDLTQEIYDETVNIMCELLKQYVKVKIERDIEEIYICFRLLKRFAVKSQFFSRVYNDIFPFLQAAVDDNYGGSLFMP
- the LOC112801189 gene encoding DNA repair protein REV1 isoform X8; translated protein: MDSRLSNSSSSTHHSNSKKRKKNATANNANQKTLGVAWSSKSLSASSCSSRKSPFSDFSSYMAHKSCKLQNQFDSEASASAARNTIFSGVSIFVDGFTVPSSQELRGYMLKYGGRFENYFSRHCVTHIICSNLPDSKVKNIRAFSAGLPVVKPTWILDSIAANRLLSWVPYQLEQVASNQPKLSAFFTLKSSKMSEDTSTNALCQVEPDVEDSFPRVGQLKERHPSEAGEMVEVCRQISNESNDISSKKTDVFMMEEPISERVICDEEKLAEANSSETNNERNTEGELDPTYQEPSTSVSIPCSDNQNVHQFPSSEATGSSKQCHSTLTDPNFVENYFKNSRLHFIGTWRQRYRKRFPTLSTGLNNGISNSNKSDINSVILHVDMDCFFVSVVIRDKPALLDKPVAVCHSNNSKGTSEISSANYPARSYGIRAGMFVRDAKALCPHLVTFPYNFEAYEEVADQFYSILHRHCNKVQAVSCDEAFLDFTDAMVEDPELLASSIRKEIYETTRCTASAGIGGNMLMARIATRTAKPNGQCYITPERVDDHLNQLPVDALPGIGYVLQEKLKKQCVHTCGQLRMISKNSLQKEYGMKTGEMLWKYSRGIDYRSVGIIQECKSIGADVNWGVRFRDMKDCEHFLINLCKEVSLRLQCCGVQGRTFTLKIKKRRKDADEPAKFMGCGDCENLSHSVTIPLATENVEILQRIVKQLLGCFYIDVKEIRGIGLHVSRLENADTSKQGTEKYTLKSWLTSGSASVKKQKYHMGHNKHNSDCANCASSHGCIHSQGSSFQIDNKILNIHVSGDPISTPPPLCQLDVEVIRNLPSEVFSELNEIYGGKLIDFIAKGKGKCESSSSLGNSLEDDAAICKEEDLPYSDPIPLNQIFSENKAMQHERVLGSGHGSCSQVTHNSNIERDDLLPSSLSQIDASVLQQIPEDLKAVILEHLPAHRAQAFCSTPAICPGRINQDSVGVDTSKNCPGTVNHALNDSLRAGNLPSWMDKFKDSSCLRKLREIYHRSGFNSQLSSVLPQFLSEFHHLDLTQEIYDETVNIMCELLKQYVKVKIERDIEEIYICFRLLKRQP
- the LOC112801189 gene encoding DNA repair protein REV1 isoform X2, whose protein sequence is MDSRLSNSSSSTHHSNSKKRKKNATANNANQKTLGVAWSSKSLSASSCSSRKSPFSDFSSYMAHKSCKLQNQFDSEASASAARNTIFSGVSIFVDGFTVPSSQELRGYMLKYGGRFENYFSRHCVTHIICSNLPDSKVKNIRAFSAGLPVVKPTWILDSIAANRLLSWVPYQLEQVASNQPKLSAFFTLKSSKMSEDTSTNALCQVEPDVEDSFPRVGQLKERHPSEAGEMVEVCRQISNESNDISSKKTDVFMMEEPISERVICDEEKLAEANSSETNNERNTEGELDPTYQEPSTSVSIPCSDNQNVHQFPSSEATGSSKQCHSTLTDPNFVENYFKNSRLHFIGTWRQRYRKRFPTLSTGLNNGISNSNKSDINSVILHVDMDCFFVSVVIRDKPALLDKPVAVCHSNNSKGTSEISSANYPARSYGIRAGMFVRDAKALCPHLVTFPYNFEAYEEVADQFYSILHRHCNKVQAVSCDEAFLDFTDAMVEDPELLASSIRKEIYETTRCTASAGIGGNMLMARIATRTAKPNGQCYITPERVDDHLNQLPVDALPGIGYVLQEKLKKQCVHTCGQLRMISKNSLQKEYGMKTGEMLWKYSRGIDYRSVGIIQECKSIGADVNWGVRFRDMKDCEHFLINLCKEVSLRLQCCGVQGRTFTLKIKKRRKDADEPAKFMGCGDCENLSHSVTIPLATENVEILQRIVKQLLGCFYIDVKEIRGIGLHVSRLENADTSKQGTEKYTLKSWLTSGSASVKKQKYHMGHNKHNSDCANCASSHGCIHSQGSSFQIDNKILNIHVSGDPISTPPPLCQLDVEVIRNLPSEVFSELNEIYGGKLIDFIAKGKGKCESSSSLGNSLEDDAICKEEDLPYSDPIPLNQIFSENKAMQHERVLGSGHGSCSQVTHNSNIERDDLLPSSLSQIDASVLQQIPEDLKAVILEHLPAHRAQAFCSTPAICPGRINQDSVGVDTSKNCPGTVNHALNDSLRAGNLPSWMDKFKDSSCLRKLREIYHRSGFNSQLSSVLPQFLSEFHHLDLTQEIYDETVNIMCELLKQYVKVKIERDIEEIYICFRLLKRFAVKSQFFSRVYNDIFPFLQAAVDDNYGGSLFMP
- the LOC112801189 gene encoding DNA repair protein REV1 isoform X9; protein product: MDSRLSNSSSSTHHSNSKKRKKNATANNANQKTLGVAWSSKSLSASSCSSRKSPFSDFSSYMAHKSCKLQNQFDSEASASAARNTIFSGVSIFVDGFTVPSSQELRGYMLKYGGRFENYFSRHCVTHIICSNLPDSKVKNIRAFSAGLPVVKPTWILDSIAANRLLSWVPYQLEQVASNQPKLSAFFTLKSSKMSEDTSTNALCQVEPDVEDSFPRVGQLKERHPSEAGEMVEVCRQISNESNDISSKKTDVFMMEEPISERVICDEEKLAEANSSETNNERNTEGELDPTYQEPSTSVSIPCSDNQNVHQFPSSEATGSSKQCHSTLTDPNFVENYFKNSRLHFIGTWRQRYRKRFPTLSTGLNNGISNSNKSDINSVILHVDMDCFFVSVVIRDKPALLDKPVAVCHSNNSKGTSEISSANYPARSYGIRAGMFVRDAKALCPHLVTFPYNFEAYEEVADQFYSILHRHCNKVQAVSCDEAFLDFTDAMVEDPELLASSIRKEIYETTRCTASAGIGGNMLMARIATRTAKPNGQCYITPERVDDHLNQLPVDALPGIGYVLQEKLKKQCVHTCGQLRMISKNSLQKEYGMKTGEMLWKYSRGIDYRSVGIIQECKSIGADVNWGVRFRDMKDCEHFLINLCKEVSLRLQCCGVQGRTFTLKIKKRRKDADEPAKFMGCGDCENLSHSVTIPLATENVEILQRIVKQLLGCFYIDVKEIRGIGLHVSRLENADTSKQGTEKYTLKSWLTSGSASVKKQKYHMGHNKHNSDCANCASSHGCIHSQGSSFQIDNKILNIHVSGDPISTPPPLCQLDVEVIRNLPSEVFSELNEIYGGKLIDFIAKGKGKCESSSSLGNSLEDDAICKEEDLPYSDPIPLNQIFSENKAMQHERVLGSGHGSCSQVTHNSNIERDDLLPSSLSQIDASVLQQIPEDLKAVILEHLPAHRAQAFCSTPAICPGRINQDSVGVDTSKNCPGTVNHALNDSLRAGNLPSWMDKFKDSSCLRKLREIYHRSGFNSQLSSVLPQFLSEFHHLDLTQEIYDETVNIMCELLKQYVKVKIERDIEEIYICFRLLKRQP
- the LOC112801189 gene encoding DNA repair protein REV1 isoform X3 — protein: MDSRLSNSSSSTHHSNSKKRKKNATANNANQKTLGVAWSSKSLSASSCSSRKSPFSDFSSYMAHKSCKLQNQFDSEASASAARNTIFSGVSIFVDGFTVPSSQELRGYMLKYGGRFENYFSRHCVTHIICSNLPDSKVKNIRAFSAGLPVVKPTWILDSIAANRLLSWVPYQLEQVASNQPKLSAFFTLKSSKMSEDTSTNALCQVEPDVEDSFPRVGQLKERHPSEAGEMVEVCRQISNESNDISSKKTDVFMMEEPISERVICDEEKLAEANSSETNNERNTEGELDPTYQEPSTSVSIPCSDNQNVHQFPSSEATGSSKQCHSTLTDPNFVENYFKNSRLHFIGTWRQRYRKRFPTLSTGLNNGISNSNKSDINSVILHVDMDCFFVSVVIRDKPALLDKPVAVCHSNNSKGTSEISSANYPARSYGIRAGMFVRDAKALCPHLVTFPYNFEAYEEVADQFYSILHRHCNKVQAVSCDEAFLDFTDAMVEDPELLASSIRKEIYETTRCTASAGIGGNMLMARIATRTAKPNGQCYITPERVDDHLNQLPVDALPGIGYVLQEKLKKQCVHTCGQLRMISKNSLQKEYGMKTGEMLWKYSRGIDYRSVGIIQECKSIGADVNWGVRFRDMKDCEHFLINLCKEVSLRLQCCGVQGRTFTLKIKKRRKDADEPAKFMGCGDCENLSHSVTIPLATENVEILQRIVKQLLGCFYIDVKEIRGIGLHVSRLENADTSKQEKYTLKSWLTSGSASVKKQKYHMGHNKHNSDCANCASSHGCIHSQGSSFQIDNKILNIHVSGDPISTPPPLCQLDVEVIRNLPSEVFSELNEIYGGKLIDFIAKGKGKCESSSSLGNSLEDDAAICKEEDLPYSDPIPLNQIFSENKAMQHERVLGSGHGSCSQVTHNSNIERDDLLPSSLSQIDASVLQQIPEDLKAVILEHLPAHRAQAFCSTPAICPGRINQDSVGVDTSKNCPGTVNHALNDSLRAGNLPSWMDKFKDSSCLRKLREIYHRSGFNSQLSSVLPQFLSEFHHLDLTQEIYDETVNIMCELLKQYVKVKIERDIEEIYICFRLLKRFAVKSQFFSRVYNDIFPFLQAAVDDNYGGSLFMP
- the LOC112801189 gene encoding DNA repair protein REV1 isoform X4 — its product is MDSRLSNSSSSTHHSNSKKRKKNATANNANQKTLGVAWSSKSLSASSCSSRKSPFSDFSSYMAHKSCKLQNQFDSEASASAARNTIFSGVSIFVDGFTVPSSQELRGYMLKYGGRFENYFSRHCVTHIICSNLPDSKVKNIRAFSAGLPVVKPTWILDSIAANRLLSWVPYQLEQVASNQPKLSAFFTLKSSKMSEDTSTNALCQVEPDVEDSFPRVGQLKERHPSEAGEMVEVCRQISNESNDISSKKTDVFMMEEPISERVICDEEKLAEANSSETNNERNTEGELDPTYQEPSTSVSIPCSDNQNVHQFPSSEATGSSKQCHSTLTDPNFVENYFKNSRLHFIGTWRQRYRKRFPTLSTGLNNGISNSNKSDINSVILHVDMDCFFVSVVIRDKPALLDKPVAVCHSNNSKGTSEISSANYPARSYGIRAGMFVRDAKALCPHLVTFPYNFEAYEEVADQFYSILHRHCNKVQAVSCDEAFLDFTDAMVEDPELLASSIRKEIYETTRCTASAGIGGNMLMARIATRTAKPNGQCYITPERVDDHLNQLPVDALPGIGYVLQEKLKKQCVHTCGQLRMISKNSLQKEYGMKTGEMLWKYSRGIDYRSVGIIQECKSIGADVNWGVRFRDMKDCEHFLINLCKEVSLRLQCCGVQGRTFTLKIKKRRKDADEPAKFMGCGDCENLSHSVTIPLATENVEILQRIVKQLLGCFYIDVKEIRGIGLHVSRLENADTSKQEKYTLKSWLTSGSASVKKQKYHMGHNKHNSDCANCASSHGCIHSQGSSFQIDNKILNIHVSGDPISTPPPLCQLDVEVIRNLPSEVFSELNEIYGGKLIDFIAKGKGKCESSSSLGNSLEDDAICKEEDLPYSDPIPLNQIFSENKAMQHERVLGSGHGSCSQVTHNSNIERDDLLPSSLSQIDASVLQQIPEDLKAVILEHLPAHRAQAFCSTPAICPGRINQDSVGVDTSKNCPGTVNHALNDSLRAGNLPSWMDKFKDSSCLRKLREIYHRSGFNSQLSSVLPQFLSEFHHLDLTQEIYDETVNIMCELLKQYVKVKIERDIEEIYICFRLLKRFAVKSQFFSRVYNDIFPFLQAAVDDNYGGSLFMP
- the LOC112801189 gene encoding DNA repair protein REV1 isoform X5 — its product is MDSRLSNSSSSTHHSNSKKRKKNATANNANQKTLGVAWSSKSLSASSCSSRKSPFSDFSSYMAHKSCKLQNQFDSEASASAARNTIFSGVSIFVDGFTVPSSQELRGYMLKYGGRFENYFSRHCVTHIICSNLPDSKVKNIRAFSAGLPVVKPTWILDSIAANRLLSWVPYQLEQVASNQPKLSAFFTLKSSKMSEDTSTNALCQVEPDVEDSFPRVGQLKERHPSEAGEMVEVCRQISNESNDISSKKTDVFMMEEPISERVICDEEKLAEANSSETNNERNTEGELDPTYQEPSTSVSIPCSDNQNVHQFPSSEATGSSKQCHSTLTDPNFVENYFKNSRLHFIGTWRQRYRKRFPTLSTGLNNGISNSNKSDINSVILHVDMDCFFVSVVIRDKPALLDKPVAVCHSNNSKGTSEISSANYPARSYGIRAGMFVRDAKALCPHLVTFPYNFEAYEEAVSCDEAFLDFTDAMVEDPELLASSIRKEIYETTRCTASAGIGGNMLMARIATRTAKPNGQCYITPERVDDHLNQLPVDALPGIGYVLQEKLKKQCVHTCGQLRMISKNSLQKEYGMKTGEMLWKYSRGIDYRSVGIIQECKSIGADVNWGVRFRDMKDCEHFLINLCKEVSLRLQCCGVQGRTFTLKIKKRRKDADEPAKFMGCGDCENLSHSVTIPLATENVEILQRIVKQLLGCFYIDVKEIRGIGLHVSRLENADTSKQGTEKYTLKSWLTSGSASVKKQKYHMGHNKHNSDCANCASSHGCIHSQGSSFQIDNKILNIHVSGDPISTPPPLCQLDVEVIRNLPSEVFSELNEIYGGKLIDFIAKGKGKCESSSSLGNSLEDDAAICKEEDLPYSDPIPLNQIFSENKAMQHERVLGSGHGSCSQVTHNSNIERDDLLPSSLSQIDASVLQQIPEDLKAVILEHLPAHRAQAFCSTPAICPGRINQDSVGVDTSKNCPGTVNHALNDSLRAGNLPSWMDKFKDSSCLRKLREIYHRSGFNSQLSSVLPQFLSEFHHLDLTQEIYDETVNIMCELLKQYVKVKIERDIEEIYICFRLLKRFAVKSQFFSRVYNDIFPFLQAAVDDNYGGSLFMP